In Ensifer adhaerens, a genomic segment contains:
- a CDS encoding quinoprotein glucose dehydrogenase, with protein MLVTATSFVLAIIGLVTVGGGVWLLLLGGSWFYAFAGIMFLLTALFLWRRRPIALWLYAFFVLVALVWALWEVGLDWWALVPRGGIIILLGIWLAMPWIIRPLRASATGRRPTAVAAPLVASLAIAIIVAVTSMFNAPHDLGGSLSTDIASQNPDLGGQAAPGDWPSYGRTEFGQRYSPLKQINVSNVGNLKEAWRFRTGDMKGPDDVGETTYEVTPLKIENTLYLCTPHNHAIALDATTGEKKWAFDPKVGLNNDRQHQTCRGVTYYRDTTAAANAPCAQRIYLPTSDARLIALDAANGEVCRSFGANGELHLEQGMKYDPAGYYYSTSPPIIVDDKIIIGGAVNDNYSTTEQSGVIRAFDVKTGALLWNWDSGNPGETAPVPPGQTYTTNSPNSWSVFSADPALGLVYIPLGNKVPDQLGMGRSEAVEKYSSSIVALDIRTGNVRWVRQTVHHDLWDMDVPAQPALVDLTARDGSTVPALVAPTKQGDIYVLDRRTGEPILPVKEVPAPGGAIPEDRAASTQPVSALSFNPPPLRERDMWGLTLFDQLACRIEFHQYRYEGRYTPPSLTGTIVYPGNFGTFNWGSIAVDPQRQVMFGMPTYLAFISKLVPRADIPPKGQVKGSEQGLNRNDGAPYGVILKPFLGPLQVPCQAPPWGYVAGADLRTGTIAYKHKNGTVYDMTPLPLPFKLGVPGIGGPIITQGGIAFLAAAVDDYFRAYDLTTGKQLWEARLPAGGQATPMTYTGSDNKQYVVLVAGGHGSIGTKPGDYVIAYRLP; from the coding sequence ATGCTCGTGACTGCAACCTCGTTCGTCCTCGCCATCATCGGCCTCGTGACCGTTGGCGGCGGGGTGTGGCTTCTGCTGCTGGGCGGCAGCTGGTTTTACGCCTTTGCAGGCATCATGTTTTTGCTGACCGCCCTTTTCCTGTGGCGACGTCGGCCGATTGCGCTGTGGCTCTATGCCTTTTTCGTGCTGGTCGCACTGGTCTGGGCCCTGTGGGAAGTCGGCCTTGACTGGTGGGCTCTCGTGCCGCGAGGAGGCATCATCATCCTGCTGGGCATCTGGCTCGCCATGCCGTGGATCATCCGGCCATTGCGCGCCAGCGCCACCGGGCGACGCCCGACCGCCGTCGCGGCCCCACTCGTGGCAAGCCTTGCAATCGCGATCATCGTGGCCGTGACCTCCATGTTCAACGCCCCGCATGACCTCGGCGGATCGCTTTCGACCGACATTGCCTCGCAAAATCCCGATCTCGGCGGCCAGGCCGCGCCCGGCGACTGGCCAAGTTACGGACGGACGGAATTCGGGCAGCGATACTCTCCGCTCAAGCAGATCAACGTCTCGAATGTCGGCAACCTGAAAGAAGCATGGCGCTTCCGCACCGGCGACATGAAGGGTCCCGACGACGTCGGCGAAACGACCTATGAGGTCACTCCGCTGAAGATCGAAAACACCCTTTATCTGTGTACGCCGCACAATCACGCCATTGCGCTGGACGCAACGACCGGCGAGAAGAAATGGGCGTTCGATCCCAAGGTCGGTCTGAACAATGACCGACAGCACCAGACCTGCCGCGGTGTGACCTATTATCGTGATACGACGGCGGCAGCGAACGCGCCCTGCGCCCAGCGTATCTATCTGCCGACATCCGACGCCAGACTGATCGCGCTGGATGCCGCAAACGGCGAGGTTTGCCGGTCTTTCGGCGCCAACGGCGAATTGCATCTCGAACAGGGCATGAAATACGACCCGGCGGGCTATTATTACTCCACCTCACCGCCGATCATTGTCGACGACAAGATCATCATAGGCGGCGCGGTCAACGACAATTATTCCACCACCGAGCAATCGGGTGTCATCCGTGCGTTCGACGTGAAAACGGGTGCTCTCCTGTGGAACTGGGATTCCGGGAATCCGGGCGAGACGGCGCCGGTCCCTCCCGGGCAGACCTACACGACCAACTCTCCGAACAGTTGGTCCGTGTTCAGCGCCGATCCTGCCCTGGGTCTGGTTTACATTCCGCTGGGGAACAAGGTTCCCGATCAATTGGGCATGGGCCGCAGCGAGGCCGTGGAGAAATATTCATCTTCCATCGTCGCGCTGGACATCCGGACGGGCAACGTGCGTTGGGTGCGTCAGACGGTGCATCACGATCTCTGGGACATGGACGTGCCGGCGCAGCCTGCGCTCGTTGATCTGACTGCCAGGGATGGAAGCACGGTCCCGGCGCTCGTTGCACCAACGAAACAGGGCGATATCTATGTTCTGGACCGTCGGACGGGCGAGCCCATTCTGCCGGTGAAGGAGGTTCCCGCTCCCGGCGGGGCGATCCCCGAAGACCGGGCAGCGTCAACGCAACCCGTGTCCGCGCTCTCGTTCAACCCGCCCCCCTTGCGTGAGCGGGACATGTGGGGTCTGACGCTCTTCGACCAGCTGGCCTGCAGGATCGAGTTCCACCAATATCGCTACGAGGGCCGCTACACGCCCCCGTCGCTGACCGGCACGATTGTCTATCCCGGCAATTTCGGAACCTTCAACTGGGGCAGCATTGCCGTCGATCCACAACGGCAGGTCATGTTCGGAATGCCGACATATCTCGCCTTCATCTCGAAGCTCGTGCCGCGCGCCGATATCCCGCCAAAGGGTCAGGTCAAAGGCTCCGAGCAGGGACTGAACCGCAATGACGGCGCCCCTTACGGGGTGATCCTAAAACCCTTCCTCGGCCCTCTTCAGGTGCCCTGCCAGGCGCCACCGTGGGGCTATGTCGCCGGCGCGGATCTAAGAACCGGCACGATTGCGTATAAGCACAAGAACGGTACGGTCTACGACATGACTCCGCTGCCGCTACCCTTCAAGCTTGGCGTACCGGGTATCGGCGGGCCAATCATCACGCAGGGTGGCATCGCCTTCCTGGCCGCGGCCGTGGATGACTATTTCCGCGCCTATGACCTGACGACCGGCAAACAGCTATGGGAGGCGCGCCTGCCGGCGGGTGGACAGGCTACCCCCATGACCTATACGGGCAGCGACAACAAGCAATATGTCGTGCTTGTCGCGGGCGGGCATGGGTCGATCGGAACTAAGCCTGGCGACTACGTGATCGCCTATCGCCTCCCGTAG
- a CDS encoding DNA-binding transcriptional regulator, ArsR family: MDELKTIAALSALAQSTRLQTFRLLVSREPEGVPAGELARLVGVPQNTMSAHLATLAQAGLVKGERQSRSIIYRAELDAFREVALYLLKDCCGGNATLCAPLINELTPCCSPRAEAGAHPT; this comes from the coding sequence ATGGATGAATTGAAAACGATTGCGGCATTGTCCGCTCTGGCCCAGTCCACGAGGCTGCAGACCTTCCGCTTGCTGGTTTCGCGCGAGCCGGAAGGCGTGCCGGCGGGAGAACTGGCGCGTCTGGTAGGCGTTCCCCAAAATACGATGTCCGCGCATCTGGCGACCCTGGCGCAGGCCGGGCTGGTGAAAGGCGAGCGGCAAAGCCGGTCGATCATCTATCGGGCCGAACTCGACGCTTTCCGCGAGGTTGCGCTCTACCTTCTCAAGGATTGCTGCGGTGGCAATGCGACACTGTGTGCGCCGCTGATCAACGAATTAACACCCTGCTGTTCGCCGCGAGCGGAAGCAGGCGCGCATCCAACCTGA